One Synergistaceae bacterium DNA window includes the following coding sequences:
- a CDS encoding tRNA 2-thiocytidine biosynthesis protein TtcA yields MISDGDGIMIGLSGGKDSMVMALALAGLRRRSPVSFSLSACTVDITGGKLDTSELRSFCESLDIPYAVKPYPIVDIIANREERSPCSLCANIRRGLLNTAAKEAGCVSLALGHTLDDAVETALMNLFHAGRFKSFLPKLHQSKTGITVIRPLVLTEEKRVEREAGRLNLPVLPCLCPYSRETERVRAKETLSLLAAANPGIKYNVIHALGSIDERDRWNARDD; encoded by the coding sequence ATGATATCCGACGGCGACGGCATAATGATCGGTCTTTCAGGCGGCAAGGATAGCATGGTCATGGCGCTTGCGCTCGCGGGGCTCCGAAGGCGCAGCCCCGTCTCCTTTTCACTCTCCGCCTGCACGGTGGACATCACGGGGGGGAAACTGGACACGTCGGAGCTCCGGAGCTTCTGCGAGTCCCTGGATATCCCCTACGCGGTCAAGCCCTACCCCATCGTCGACATCATAGCCAACAGGGAAGAACGGTCGCCCTGCAGCCTGTGCGCGAATATCCGCAGAGGGCTCCTCAACACCGCCGCCAAGGAGGCAGGCTGCGTCTCCCTGGCGCTTGGACACACGTTGGACGATGCCGTGGAGACAGCGCTGATGAACCTTTTCCACGCGGGGCGTTTCAAATCCTTCCTGCCGAAGCTGCACCAGAGCAAGACCGGGATCACGGTGATACGTCCGCTTGTCCTGACCGAGGAGAAGCGAGTGGAGAGGGAAGCCGGACGCCTGAATCTGCCGGTGCTCCCCTGTCTCTGCCCCTACTCGCGCGAGACCGAGAGGGTCAGGGCCAAGGAGACGCTCTCCCTCCTGGCGGCCGCAAACCCCGGGATAAAGTACAATGTGATCCACGCCCTCGGATCCATCGACGAACGCGACAGGTGGAATGCTCGTGATGACTAA
- a CDS encoding response regulator transcription factor, translated as MDQIRVLIADDHKLFRDGVKRLLELESDIAVTGEAGDGEEALLLIQDQAPDILLFDINMPKVDGIQLIRELNRTPHDIKFVAISAYDDEDCLAALSAAGVLGFVLKASGKVELLSAIRSAARGQPYVDPRVAGRLLTSYSRRKEENDQLYDLTSREKEILYWLAQGLGNTEIALSMVLSEKTVKNHVSHVLKKLDLRNRTQAAILAWRIGFAQISPDTLAQLLEGDDRKKK; from the coding sequence ATGGATCAGATAAGAGTTCTTATCGCGGACGATCATAAGCTGTTTCGCGACGGAGTCAAGAGGCTGCTGGAGCTGGAGTCGGATATCGCGGTGACGGGCGAGGCTGGCGACGGCGAGGAGGCGCTGCTGTTGATCCAGGACCAGGCGCCCGATATCCTCCTGTTCGACATAAACATGCCCAAGGTGGACGGGATTCAGCTCATCAGGGAGCTAAACAGAACTCCTCACGATATCAAGTTTGTGGCCATAAGCGCCTACGATGACGAGGACTGCCTGGCGGCTCTGTCGGCAGCCGGGGTGTTGGGTTTCGTGCTTAAGGCCTCGGGAAAGGTTGAACTCCTGTCGGCGATCCGATCGGCCGCGAGGGGGCAGCCGTACGTCGACCCGCGCGTCGCCGGAAGGTTGCTGACCTCCTACTCCCGAAGAAAAGAGGAAAACGATCAACTCTATGACCTGACTTCCCGCGAGAAGGAGATACTGTACTGGCTGGCACAGGGGCTGGGCAACACCGAGATCGCCCTCAGCATGGTTCTCTCCGAGAAGACGGTGAAAAATCACGTCAGCCACGTGCTGAAAAAACTGGATCTCCGAAACAGGACCCAAGCCGCCATCCTCGCCTGGCGGATAGGCTTCGCGCAGATCTCGCCCGATACTCTGGCCCAGCTTCTGGAGGGCGACGACAGGAAGAAAAAATGA